A single region of the Plantactinospora soyae genome encodes:
- a CDS encoding ABC transporter permease, which produces MAPEGTGRPARWFAAFGTWDVLVIVVLALVVVASSVLVEGFASARFWGFLLLDIVPIALIALPMTLIVITGEIDLSVASVLGLSSAVLGQLWVTGLPLPLVLLLVVLLGAVLGAVNGLFIAGFGLPSLAVTIGTLALYRGLAYVVLGDRAVADFPIGWTSNSIEVLPGTTVPWVVLPLALLAVGFGVVLHYTPIGRGLYAMGNNDQAATFSGIAVARTKFWLYVVTGAVAALAGVFWTMRYASARADNGSGLELSVVAAVLLGGVSIFGGRGSLVGVLAGVLLLMTLRNALQLADVPADTLTVVTGALLIISVVGPNLFGMLRDRTRRRRSAVSPVAGAPGA; this is translated from the coding sequence GTGGCGCCTGAGGGAACGGGCCGACCGGCCCGCTGGTTCGCCGCGTTCGGCACCTGGGACGTGCTGGTGATCGTCGTCCTGGCCCTGGTCGTCGTCGCCTCGTCGGTGCTGGTGGAGGGCTTCGCCAGTGCACGCTTCTGGGGCTTCCTGCTGCTCGACATCGTGCCGATCGCGCTGATCGCCCTGCCGATGACGCTGATCGTCATCACCGGGGAGATCGACCTGTCGGTCGCCAGTGTGCTCGGCCTGTCCAGCGCGGTGCTGGGGCAGCTCTGGGTCACCGGCCTGCCGCTGCCGCTGGTCCTGCTGCTGGTGGTGCTGCTCGGTGCGGTGCTGGGCGCGGTGAACGGACTCTTCATCGCCGGGTTCGGGCTGCCGTCGCTGGCGGTCACGATCGGCACGCTGGCGCTGTACCGGGGGCTCGCCTACGTGGTGCTCGGCGACCGGGCGGTCGCGGACTTCCCGATCGGCTGGACCAGCAACAGCATCGAGGTGCTGCCCGGTACGACCGTGCCGTGGGTCGTCCTGCCCCTCGCCCTGCTGGCCGTCGGGTTCGGGGTGGTGCTGCACTACACGCCGATCGGTCGCGGCCTCTACGCGATGGGCAACAACGACCAGGCCGCCACCTTCTCCGGCATCGCGGTGGCCCGGACCAAGTTCTGGCTGTACGTCGTCACCGGTGCGGTCGCCGCCCTGGCCGGCGTCTTCTGGACCATGCGGTACGCCAGTGCCCGCGCCGACAACGGCAGCGGTCTGGAGCTGTCGGTGGTGGCGGCGGTGCTGCTCGGCGGCGTCTCCATCTTCGGCGGCCGGGGCAGCCTGGTCGGCGTACTCGCCGGGGTGCTGCTGCTGATGACGCTGCGCAACGCACTGCAACTCGCCGACGTACCGGCCGACACCCTGACGGTGGTGACCGGTGCTCTGTTGATCATCTCTGTCGTCGGGCCGAACCTGTTCGGCATGCTCCGGGACCGGACCCGGCGCCGACGATCTGCCGTATCGCCGGTGGCGGGCGCCCCGGGCGCCTGA
- the rhaS gene encoding rhamnose ABC transporter substrate-binding protein, whose translation MTVIRSRAVRLGATVATLAALVLSAGCASDDEGAAPGDTAAGGGSTIKEGLSVAFLPKQVNNPYFTVSDNGGKAAVEEFKGEYKEVGPSEATASSQVSYLNTLTQQGSDVIVVSANDPNAICGAVNQARQGGAKVVTFDSDTNKDCRDLFVNQVTGQGIAENQVKLISDAIGGQGKVAILSATANATNQNAWIELMKTELKKPEYSKIELVTTVYGDDKDDKSFQETQGLLSSHPDLKGIISPTTVGVAAAARYLSGSQYKGKVALTGLGTPNQMRDFVKNGTVKSFALWNPADLGYLAAYAGAALASGMITGKEGDKFTAGKLGEYTVAADGVLVLGPPTVFDAANIDQFDF comes from the coding sequence ATGACCGTCATTCGATCCAGAGCAGTACGCCTCGGCGCCACCGTGGCCACACTGGCGGCCCTGGTACTCAGCGCCGGGTGCGCGAGCGACGACGAGGGCGCCGCCCCGGGCGACACGGCGGCCGGCGGCGGAAGCACCATCAAGGAGGGGCTGAGCGTCGCGTTCCTGCCCAAGCAGGTGAACAACCCGTACTTCACCGTCTCCGACAACGGCGGCAAGGCCGCGGTCGAGGAGTTCAAGGGGGAGTACAAGGAGGTCGGCCCGTCCGAGGCGACCGCCTCGTCACAGGTCAGCTACCTGAACACCCTCACCCAGCAGGGCAGCGACGTCATCGTCGTGTCGGCCAACGACCCGAACGCGATCTGCGGCGCGGTCAACCAGGCCCGGCAGGGCGGCGCGAAGGTGGTCACCTTCGACTCGGACACCAACAAGGACTGCCGGGACCTCTTCGTCAACCAGGTGACCGGGCAGGGCATCGCGGAAAATCAGGTCAAGCTGATCTCCGACGCCATCGGTGGCCAGGGCAAGGTCGCGATCCTCTCGGCGACCGCGAACGCGACCAACCAGAACGCCTGGATCGAGCTGATGAAGACCGAGCTGAAGAAGCCGGAGTACAGCAAGATCGAGCTGGTCACCACGGTGTACGGCGACGACAAGGACGACAAGTCGTTCCAGGAGACCCAGGGACTGCTCTCGTCGCACCCGGACCTGAAGGGCATCATCTCGCCGACCACCGTGGGTGTGGCGGCGGCGGCCCGCTACCTGTCCGGCTCGCAGTACAAGGGCAAGGTCGCGCTGACCGGTCTCGGCACCCCGAACCAGATGCGCGACTTCGTCAAGAACGGCACCGTGAAGAGCTTCGCGCTGTGGAACCCGGCCGACCTCGGCTACCTGGCCGCGTACGCGGGTGCGGCACTCGCCTCCGGCATGATCACCGGCAAGGAGGGTGACAAGTTCACCGCCGGCAAGCTCGGCGAGTACACGGTCGCCGCCGACGGCGTCCTGGTGCTCGGCCCGCCGACCGTCTTCGACGCGGCGAACATCGACCAGTTCGACTTCTGA
- a CDS encoding helix-turn-helix domain-containing protein: MTVPIVQRQLLDDEELTLLRLLAQGLPIDAVARRLEMSERTVRRRTRAICDRLAVPAPISAVVWAVRHGLL; encoded by the coding sequence GTGACCGTACCGATCGTGCAACGCCAACTACTGGACGACGAGGAACTGACCCTGCTGCGACTGCTCGCCCAGGGACTTCCGATCGACGCGGTCGCCCGCCGGCTGGAGATGTCCGAACGGACCGTCCGCCGCCGTACCCGGGCGATCTGTGACCGGCTCGCCGTGCCGGCGCCGATCTCCGCGGTGGTGTGGGCGGTCCGGCACGGTCTGCTCTGA
- a CDS encoding aldehyde dehydrogenase family protein, translating into MASSEATDQGRKGTDDVPALVAECGRRARAAAAGLMAAPDAVVDSALKAMADRLVGAEAQILAANSEDVEAARASGMSPALQDRLRLDTGRLKGMADQLRLLAEAPFPASETFLRSLPGGLRLSERRRPVGVIGANFEARPNVTVDVASQLVKSRNAGVLRTGSAALTSASALYQHVIAPGLADVGLDPDAVQLLPDASRESAVALVRQPDLIPLVILRGSGDATRSLGAEAARHGVRTLAHADGGGVLYVDAAADLTRATELLVAGLDRLGVCNRVNLLLVHGSIAERAVPAFERAMDELGVRASLPPYDHPVGYEWALDSGREATVTISVVADLDEAVTIANTETSGLAATIVTEDGAAAQRFIAAAVGTGVFWNASTRLLDGFKLHGVPETGINVDHVPGPRGPVTFQDLFLRQYVVVPEDRSTASN; encoded by the coding sequence GTGGCGTCGAGCGAGGCAACTGACCAGGGCCGGAAGGGTACGGACGACGTACCCGCGCTGGTTGCCGAGTGTGGCAGGCGGGCCCGGGCCGCGGCGGCCGGGCTGATGGCCGCGCCGGACGCGGTGGTCGACTCGGCCCTGAAGGCGATGGCGGACCGTCTGGTCGGCGCCGAGGCCCAGATCCTGGCCGCCAACTCGGAGGACGTCGAGGCGGCCCGGGCCAGCGGGATGAGCCCGGCGCTCCAGGACCGGCTCCGGCTGGACACCGGCCGCCTCAAGGGGATGGCCGACCAGCTCAGGCTGCTCGCCGAGGCACCGTTCCCGGCCAGCGAGACGTTCCTGCGGTCGCTGCCCGGCGGACTGCGGCTGTCCGAGCGCCGCCGCCCGGTCGGCGTCATCGGGGCCAACTTCGAGGCCCGCCCGAACGTGACGGTCGACGTGGCGTCCCAACTGGTGAAGTCGCGCAACGCGGGCGTCCTGCGTACCGGGTCCGCCGCGCTCACCTCCGCCAGCGCCCTCTACCAGCACGTCATCGCCCCCGGTCTGGCCGACGTCGGGCTCGACCCGGACGCGGTCCAGCTACTTCCGGACGCGAGCCGGGAGAGCGCCGTCGCGCTGGTACGTCAACCGGACCTGATCCCGCTGGTGATCCTGCGCGGCAGTGGTGACGCCACCAGGTCGCTCGGGGCCGAGGCCGCCCGGCACGGCGTACGCACCCTCGCCCACGCCGACGGCGGCGGTGTGCTGTACGTCGACGCCGCGGCCGACCTCACCCGGGCGACCGAGCTGCTGGTCGCCGGCCTGGACCGGCTGGGCGTGTGCAACCGGGTGAACCTCCTGCTCGTGCACGGGAGCATCGCCGAACGGGCGGTACCGGCCTTCGAGCGCGCGATGGACGAATTGGGCGTACGCGCGTCGCTGCCGCCCTACGACCATCCGGTCGGCTACGAGTGGGCCCTGGACAGCGGCCGGGAGGCGACGGTCACGATCTCCGTCGTCGCCGATCTCGACGAGGCGGTCACGATCGCGAACACCGAGACCTCGGGGCTCGCCGCGACCATCGTGACCGAGGACGGGGCGGCGGCACAGCGGTTCATCGCCGCCGCCGTCGGCACCGGTGTCTTCTGGAACGCCTCGACCCGGCTGCTGGACGGGTTCAAGCTGCACGGCGTACCGGAGACCGGCATCAACGTGGACCACGTGCCCGGGCCGCGCGGGCCGGTCACCTTCCAGGACCTCTTCCTCCGCCAGTACGTGGTGGTGCCGGAGGACCGGTCGACCGCCTCGAACTGA
- a CDS encoding RNA polymerase sigma factor, producing the protein MPSGPDDLEGLARAAADGDREALDRLLVAVRPDVLRMSARFLPNREDAEEACQDTLLAVSRGITRFDGRAAFRTWLHRIAANRSRSTYQALRRRFDAEARGGPMPDTPDPRRTSVIAGTRLDLLDALEAIGPELAEPVALRDVLGLPYREISLLLELPEGTVKSRIHQARRRLRDHLTDRLA; encoded by the coding sequence GTGCCCTCCGGCCCGGACGACCTCGAAGGGCTGGCCCGAGCCGCCGCCGACGGCGACCGGGAAGCCCTGGACCGCCTCCTCGTCGCGGTCCGCCCCGACGTGCTGCGGATGTCGGCGCGTTTCCTGCCGAACCGCGAGGACGCGGAGGAGGCGTGCCAGGACACCCTCCTGGCGGTCTCCCGGGGGATAACCCGGTTCGACGGCCGCGCGGCGTTCCGGACCTGGCTGCACCGGATCGCCGCCAACCGGTCGAGGTCGACCTATCAGGCGTTGCGTCGTCGGTTCGACGCCGAGGCACGGGGTGGACCGATGCCGGACACCCCCGATCCGCGCCGTACCAGTGTGATCGCCGGGACCCGGCTGGACCTGCTGGACGCGTTGGAGGCGATCGGCCCCGAACTCGCCGAGCCGGTGGCGTTGCGCGACGTCCTCGGCCTGCCGTACCGGGAGATCTCCCTCCTGCTGGAGCTTCCCGAGGGCACCGTGAAGTCGCGGATCCATCAGGCGCGGCGTCGGTTGCGGGACCACCTCACCGATAGACTGGCCTGA
- a CDS encoding serine/threonine-protein kinase — protein sequence MNPLRRIGPYQVERLLGFGSFATVWLGHDPSLGSRVAIKVLAENWSQDLRVRERFLDEGRLLWRLDHERLVRVYSVGELDDGRPYLVMAWAEGGSLRDRLAAGPMPVARALRVLREIALGVGVLHANGIVHRDLTPGNVLFQPRPSTIEAGRSTEPADESDRTGPDASDPDRADPNRTGPDATDPDSTGPPETDPHKTDPHEAGPDGTAPDRVENATLDPDATESVLIADLGLAKALAAASGLTARAGTPGYMAPEQDASLALVDARTDVFGLGRLGATLLGATPFGATPSPNGSSSPSDDLPSDPVTTPGSGPVLRAGVPAGVAAVLWKATAHRPDDRYPDAMAFTVALDRATGVEPAEPVDRRRRRRSRTLLVAALLAVVVALSAATVAVLTVAWPHRNTDIGEDSTGRITVALPDGWRVSGSGWLGQRGPDGALEPALVMSPDPDRWRRDPSVPGAFVGLSRTLAARHSPVGYVAQHPHAECVAAPVRTVRLGAIDWFVAGFTACQEGKPVIVEAAGIGPDGAGLVHVQVAPPVASTPDFVDTLLAGVRVRP from the coding sequence GTGAACCCGCTGCGGCGGATCGGCCCGTACCAGGTCGAGCGGCTGCTGGGCTTCGGCTCGTTCGCCACCGTCTGGTTGGGACACGACCCGTCCCTGGGTTCCCGGGTGGCGATCAAGGTGCTGGCCGAGAACTGGTCCCAGGACCTGCGGGTCCGGGAACGGTTCCTGGACGAGGGCCGGCTGCTGTGGCGGCTGGACCACGAACGCCTGGTCCGGGTGTACTCGGTCGGCGAACTGGACGACGGCCGGCCGTACCTCGTGATGGCCTGGGCCGAGGGTGGCAGCCTTCGGGACCGTCTCGCCGCCGGACCGATGCCGGTCGCGCGGGCCCTGCGCGTGTTGCGGGAGATCGCGCTCGGGGTCGGCGTCCTGCACGCCAACGGGATCGTGCACCGGGACCTGACCCCGGGCAACGTGCTGTTCCAGCCCAGACCGTCCACGATCGAGGCCGGCCGGTCGACCGAACCCGCAGACGAGTCGGACCGAACCGGTCCGGACGCATCCGACCCGGACAGGGCCGATCCGAACAGAACCGGTCCGGACGCAACCGACCCGGACAGCACCGGTCCACCCGAAACCGACCCGCACAAAACCGACCCGCACGAAGCCGGTCCGGACGGAACCGCCCCGGACCGGGTCGAGAATGCGACATTGGACCCCGACGCGACCGAGTCGGTCCTGATCGCGGATCTCGGCCTCGCCAAGGCCCTCGCGGCAGCGTCCGGACTGACGGCCCGGGCCGGCACCCCCGGCTACATGGCGCCCGAGCAGGATGCCTCGCTGGCCCTCGTCGACGCCCGGACCGACGTGTTCGGGCTCGGTCGCCTCGGCGCGACGCTACTCGGCGCCACCCCGTTCGGCGCCACCCCGTCCCCGAACGGGTCGAGCAGCCCGAGCGACGACCTGCCGTCGGATCCCGTCACCACCCCGGGAAGCGGGCCGGTGCTCCGGGCCGGGGTACCTGCCGGCGTCGCCGCCGTGCTCTGGAAGGCGACCGCCCACCGGCCGGATGACCGTTATCCGGACGCGATGGCGTTCACCGTCGCGCTGGACCGGGCCACCGGGGTCGAGCCGGCCGAACCGGTCGACCGTCGACGTCGCAGACGCAGCCGTACGCTGCTGGTCGCCGCGCTGCTCGCGGTGGTCGTCGCGCTCTCGGCGGCGACGGTCGCCGTGCTGACGGTGGCCTGGCCGCACCGGAACACCGACATCGGCGAGGACTCGACGGGGCGGATCACCGTTGCCCTGCCGGACGGCTGGCGCGTCTCGGGGTCGGGCTGGCTCGGCCAGCGCGGGCCGGACGGGGCCCTGGAACCGGCGCTGGTGATGTCACCGGATCCGGACCGGTGGCGGCGCGACCCGTCCGTACCGGGGGCGTTCGTCGGGCTGTCCCGGACCCTGGCCGCCCGGCACAGCCCGGTCGGGTACGTCGCCCAACATCCACACGCCGAGTGCGTCGCGGCCCCGGTCCGGACGGTACGGCTGGGCGCCATCGACTGGTTCGTGGCCGGGTTCACCGCCTGCCAGGAGGGGAAGCCGGTGATTGTCGAGGCCGCCGGCATCGGCCCGGACGGCGCCGGCCTGGTCCACGTACAGGTCGCGCCGCCGGTGGCGTCCACACCGGACTTCGTCGACACCCTGCTGGCCGGGGTACGGGTACGACCATGA
- a CDS encoding LLM class flavin-dependent oxidoreductase → METAVEFGLDTFGDVTGDAEGNRVPYAQVIRNVVEEAVLADRVGVHSFGLGEHHRDDFAVSAPEIVLAAIAGRTERIRLGTAVTVLSSDDPVRVFERFATLDAVSRGRAEITLGRGSFTESFPLFGYDLADYDRLFAEKADLMSHLLTEDAVTWQGSVRPPLEKQHVYPKTESGRIRTWIGVGGSPESVVRAARYGFPLVLAVIGGDPARFAPYVELYHRALGEFGKEPLPVAVHAPGFIASTDQEAADLLWPHARVLFNRIGRERGWPPMTRDRFDADIAGGAWHVGSAETVAQKIARTVRVLGVRRFDLKYSNGTLPHERLMNTIELYGTEVIPRVRELLAAEATTAS, encoded by the coding sequence ATGGAAACGGCCGTGGAATTCGGTCTGGACACCTTCGGCGACGTCACCGGCGACGCCGAGGGCAACCGCGTCCCGTACGCCCAGGTGATCCGCAACGTCGTCGAGGAAGCCGTACTGGCCGATCGGGTCGGCGTGCACAGCTTCGGGCTCGGCGAGCACCACCGCGACGACTTCGCCGTATCCGCCCCGGAGATCGTGCTCGCCGCGATCGCGGGCCGGACCGAACGGATCCGTCTCGGTACGGCCGTCACCGTGCTGAGTTCCGACGATCCGGTACGCGTCTTCGAGCGGTTCGCCACCCTCGACGCGGTCTCCCGGGGCCGGGCGGAGATCACCCTCGGGCGTGGCTCGTTCACCGAGTCGTTCCCGCTGTTCGGGTACGACCTCGCCGACTACGACCGGTTGTTCGCCGAGAAGGCCGACCTGATGTCGCACCTGCTGACCGAGGACGCGGTCACCTGGCAGGGCAGCGTACGGCCACCGCTGGAGAAGCAGCACGTCTACCCGAAGACCGAGTCCGGCCGGATCCGGACCTGGATCGGCGTCGGCGGAAGTCCGGAATCCGTCGTCCGGGCCGCCCGGTACGGCTTCCCGCTCGTGCTCGCCGTCATCGGCGGTGACCCGGCGCGGTTCGCCCCGTACGTCGAGTTGTACCACCGCGCGCTGGGCGAGTTCGGCAAGGAGCCGCTGCCGGTCGCGGTGCACGCGCCCGGGTTCATCGCGTCGACCGACCAAGAGGCGGCGGACCTGCTGTGGCCGCACGCCCGGGTCCTGTTCAACCGGATCGGCCGCGAACGCGGCTGGCCCCCGATGACCCGGGACCGGTTCGATGCCGACATTGCCGGCGGCGCCTGGCACGTCGGCTCGGCCGAGACCGTCGCCCAGAAGATCGCCCGAACGGTACGGGTGCTCGGTGTGCGGCGCTTCGACCTGAAGTACTCCAACGGGACCCTGCCGCACGAGCGGTTGATGAACACGATCGAGCTGTACGGCACCGAGGTGATCCCCCGGGTCCGCGAACTGCTGGCGGCGGAGGCCACCACGGCATCCTGA
- a CDS encoding nitroreductase/quinone reductase family protein, with amino-acid sequence MPNDFNQQVIDEFRANGGEVGGPFEGARLVLLTTTGVRSGAPHTTPVGYLPDGAERILVIASANGAPRHPAWYHNLRANPRVTVETGIFTYEADAVVLRGTERDDAFARAVESDPGWAGYQARTSRIIPVVALRGLPGPPNPNATSWGAALRLIHDSFRRELALIRKEIAESGPGLGSQLRINCLTVCQGLHNHHTGEDNGIFPFVADRHPEVAPVMERLRREHQTIGELLHELQRIIATEDADPLLVRTEVERLTDELERHLDYEEEHLIPILDAH; translated from the coding sequence ATGCCGAACGATTTCAACCAACAGGTCATCGACGAGTTCCGCGCCAACGGCGGGGAGGTCGGTGGGCCCTTCGAGGGCGCCCGACTGGTCCTGCTGACCACCACCGGGGTGCGGTCCGGCGCCCCGCACACGACGCCGGTCGGTTACCTGCCCGACGGTGCCGAACGGATCCTGGTGATCGCCTCGGCGAACGGTGCTCCGCGCCATCCGGCCTGGTACCACAATCTGCGGGCCAACCCGCGGGTCACGGTCGAGACCGGCATCTTCACCTACGAGGCCGACGCCGTCGTCCTGCGGGGTACCGAACGCGACGACGCCTTCGCCCGCGCGGTCGAATCCGATCCGGGCTGGGCCGGCTACCAGGCCAGGACCAGCCGGATCATCCCCGTGGTCGCCCTGCGCGGTCTGCCGGGCCCGCCGAACCCGAACGCGACGTCCTGGGGTGCCGCACTCCGGCTCATCCACGACAGCTTCCGGCGGGAACTCGCGCTGATCCGCAAGGAGATCGCCGAGTCGGGCCCGGGCCTGGGCAGCCAGCTACGGATCAACTGCCTGACCGTCTGCCAGGGGCTGCACAACCATCACACCGGGGAGGACAACGGGATTTTCCCGTTCGTCGCCGACCGGCACCCCGAGGTCGCGCCCGTGATGGAGCGGTTGCGCCGGGAGCACCAGACGATCGGGGAACTGCTGCACGAGTTGCAGCGGATCATCGCCACCGAGGACGCCGATCCGCTGCTGGTCCGTACCGAGGTCGAACGCCTCACCGACGAGCTCGAACGGCACCTCGACTACGAGGAGGAGCACCTGATCCCGATCCTCGACGCGCACTGA
- a CDS encoding ARPP-2 domain-containing protein yields MTAVGGDRPDTGRGLPEPVDTTGAGPAGLDLTGLVAGPAQVWGAVRLQPLLRTAPIADLRLHARLYDPDEVSVVKVGPRTAYVAYVPHAFVASWTTDATPAATYGTQLRDPEATGQPRGIGLHFRRRMARRDDKRRLRFLPLHLALEGYLALQFGGPAIAWEEWTRQAVTRGLSPRAEAAYTGVGIPGLADALRIFEIHPEQCGMLLYVADALAAAFVVPHPDDYRALHPTLLQDLYGELVHQYAHLYPAVPEFQTTLDDARVHTVADLRAELDRSRTAWSELDLLLVDGFPGATQLSSEPVYRMGRYTLSRFLPAFTPDTENHIGESITDEGGRLAYLKTFRLSAAQTRRGHLLGQLAAYDWNLDATAEALGTDRPGLVLRLDRSGFGHLLRPDILDACRNQARRLRRGRPRPPVG; encoded by the coding sequence GTGACCGCCGTCGGGGGAGACCGACCGGATACCGGGCGCGGCCTACCGGAGCCGGTTGACACCACCGGCGCGGGGCCGGCCGGCCTGGACCTGACCGGCCTGGTCGCCGGGCCGGCCCAGGTCTGGGGCGCGGTACGGCTCCAGCCGCTGCTGCGTACGGCACCCATCGCCGACCTGCGGCTGCACGCCCGGCTGTACGACCCGGACGAGGTGTCGGTCGTCAAGGTCGGGCCACGTACCGCGTACGTCGCCTACGTCCCGCACGCGTTCGTGGCGAGTTGGACCACCGACGCCACTCCGGCGGCCACGTACGGCACCCAACTGCGTGACCCGGAGGCGACCGGTCAGCCCCGGGGGATCGGGCTGCACTTCCGGCGCCGGATGGCCCGTCGGGACGACAAGCGCCGGCTGCGGTTCCTGCCCCTGCACCTGGCCCTTGAGGGCTACCTCGCGTTGCAGTTCGGCGGGCCGGCGATCGCCTGGGAGGAGTGGACCCGGCAGGCCGTCACCCGTGGGCTGTCGCCCCGGGCCGAGGCCGCCTACACCGGTGTCGGGATACCGGGCCTGGCCGACGCGCTGCGGATCTTCGAGATCCATCCCGAGCAGTGCGGAATGCTCCTGTACGTGGCCGACGCGCTCGCCGCCGCCTTCGTCGTGCCACATCCCGACGACTACCGTGCGTTGCATCCCACCCTGTTGCAGGACCTCTACGGCGAGCTGGTCCACCAGTACGCCCACCTGTATCCGGCGGTGCCCGAGTTCCAGACCACTCTGGACGATGCCCGGGTGCACACCGTCGCCGACCTCCGTGCCGAACTCGACCGCAGCCGTACGGCCTGGTCCGAGCTGGATCTCCTGTTGGTGGACGGGTTTCCCGGTGCGACGCAGCTGTCGAGCGAACCGGTGTACCGGATGGGGCGGTACACCCTGTCGCGGTTCCTGCCGGCCTTCACGCCCGACACCGAGAACCACATCGGCGAGAGCATCACCGACGAGGGCGGCCGATTGGCGTACCTCAAGACCTTCCGGCTCTCCGCCGCGCAGACCCGCCGAGGCCACCTGCTCGGCCAACTCGCCGCGTACGACTGGAATCTCGACGCGACCGCCGAGGCGCTCGGTACCGACCGCCCGGGGCTCGTCCTGCGGCTCGACCGTTCGGGGTTCGGACACCTGCTGCGTCCGGACATCCTCGACGCCTGCCGCAACCAGGCCCGCCGGCTCCGGCGCGGCCGGCCACGACCGCCCGTCGGGTAA
- a CDS encoding SGNH/GDSL hydrolase family protein, whose protein sequence is MIGFRRPALAAALVLTLASAATLSATVAAPGTAAASLPTAAVALGDSFVSGEGAGGYQPVVDVNGTSQGFPGWSAPNSNAFFCHRSANASLHQANLPGVQARFNLACSGGQPYDIANASVNRTKGRTVAAQLDQLRAVAQTHDIDLVLLGLGSNNSSFTFGDVASDCANRFIADAWTGWWEFWAYLGGPVEQAPCAGDDLGTPAEFSAATAETTAAVRQLLSTLDQVDADGQHRIVFQDYTNPLPFDLESRYHEEDNRDDSRDKFRELGAERYAAGCPVHRASLAAGHLFSGGLGTLVQSVHGTMRAEFPADDLVYLNVQRAFDGARLCETSVSPTGALATPIRLQDGPTGVPVTSLSGYDKIAIQRIANACVTYFQTCQESWHPNAAGHAVLGQCLTGAAATTPNRAIACVRAGNGSITVS, encoded by the coding sequence ATGATCGGGTTCCGTCGACCCGCGTTGGCCGCGGCGTTGGTACTCACCCTCGCCTCGGCCGCAACGCTGTCGGCCACCGTCGCCGCCCCGGGTACGGCCGCGGCCAGCCTGCCGACCGCCGCGGTCGCACTCGGGGACAGCTTCGTCAGTGGCGAGGGCGCCGGCGGCTACCAACCGGTGGTGGACGTGAACGGCACGTCGCAGGGCTTCCCCGGCTGGTCGGCGCCGAACAGCAACGCGTTCTTCTGTCACCGGTCGGCGAATGCCTCGCTGCACCAGGCGAACCTTCCCGGCGTACAGGCGCGGTTCAACCTCGCCTGCTCCGGCGGCCAGCCGTACGACATCGCCAACGCCTCGGTCAACCGCACCAAGGGCCGTACGGTGGCCGCGCAACTCGACCAGCTCCGGGCGGTGGCGCAGACCCACGACATCGATCTGGTGCTGCTGGGCCTCGGCTCGAACAACAGCTCGTTCACCTTCGGCGACGTCGCGTCGGACTGCGCCAACCGGTTCATCGCGGACGCCTGGACGGGGTGGTGGGAGTTCTGGGCGTACCTCGGCGGACCGGTCGAGCAGGCCCCGTGCGCGGGTGACGACCTCGGTACACCGGCCGAGTTCTCGGCGGCGACCGCGGAGACCACCGCGGCGGTCCGGCAACTGCTGAGCACACTCGACCAGGTCGACGCCGATGGGCAGCACCGGATCGTCTTCCAGGACTACACCAATCCGCTCCCGTTCGACCTGGAGTCGAGGTACCACGAGGAGGACAACCGCGACGACAGCCGGGACAAGTTCCGGGAACTCGGCGCCGAGCGGTACGCCGCGGGATGTCCGGTGCACCGGGCCAGCCTCGCCGCGGGTCACCTCTTCTCCGGCGGCCTCGGCACCCTCGTACAGTCGGTGCACGGCACCATGCGGGCCGAGTTCCCCGCCGACGACCTGGTCTATTTGAACGTGCAACGGGCCTTCGACGGAGCGCGGCTCTGCGAGACGTCGGTAAGCCCGACCGGCGCGCTCGCCACCCCGATCCGGTTGCAGGACGGCCCGACGGGCGTTCCGGTGACCAGCCTCTCCGGGTACGACAAGATCGCCATCCAACGGATCGCCAACGCCTGTGTCACGTACTTCCAGACCTGCCAGGAGTCCTGGCACCCCAACGCCGCCGGGCACGCGGTGCTCGGGCAGTGCCTCACGGGTGCGGCGGCCACCACCCCGAACCGCGCGATCGCCTGCGTACGGGCCGGCAACGGGTCGATCACGGTGAGCTGA